One Alkaliphilus sp. B6464 genomic window carries:
- a CDS encoding hydroxymethylglutaryl-CoA lyase — protein sequence MNIPKNVEIIEVCPRDGFQNVKDFIKTEDKIEIIKKLVDVGYKKIEITSFVNPKWIPQMVDAADVVAEIKNYTRDKDVELMGLIPNKRGATNAEATGIDWISYVVSVSEKHNMANVNRTVEQSMAEFEEIVGDKKGMKVRLGIATALGCPFGEEIKTEKIISMAEKGLKLGADSILIADTVGLGNPALVDRVLGEMKKYIDMDKICMHLHDTRGLSLAHTLVAMNHGVKVFESAAGGLGGCPFAPGASGNCATEDLANMLMGMGVDINLNIEELNKAVDLIKQKVNSPIVSHMNSLCKK from the coding sequence ATGAATATCCCTAAAAATGTCGAAATAATTGAAGTTTGCCCAAGGGATGGGTTTCAAAATGTGAAGGACTTTATTAAAACCGAAGATAAAATTGAAATTATTAAAAAGCTAGTTGATGTTGGATATAAAAAAATAGAAATTACATCTTTTGTAAATCCTAAATGGATACCTCAAATGGTTGACGCTGCTGATGTAGTTGCAGAAATAAAAAATTATACTAGAGATAAAGATGTAGAACTAATGGGATTGATTCCGAATAAAAGAGGAGCCACAAATGCTGAGGCCACTGGTATTGATTGGATTTCATATGTTGTATCTGTAAGTGAAAAACATAATATGGCAAATGTAAATAGAACTGTAGAACAATCTATGGCGGAATTTGAAGAAATTGTAGGAGATAAAAAAGGAATGAAGGTAAGGCTGGGTATTGCAACGGCCTTAGGGTGTCCTTTTGGAGAAGAAATAAAAACAGAAAAAATAATAAGTATGGCTGAAAAAGGATTAAAACTAGGGGCAGATAGTATATTAATAGCAGATACCGTTGGTTTAGGAAATCCAGCTTTAGTGGATAGAGTACTAGGTGAAATGAAAAAGTATATTGATATGGACAAAATATGTATGCATTTACATGATACTAGGGGCCTGAGTCTAGCCCATACACTTGTTGCCATGAACCATGGAGTTAAAGTATTTGAATCTGCTGCTGGAGGACTTGGAGGTTGTCCTTTCGCTCCAGGAGCATCAGGAAACTGTGCAACAGAAGATTTAGCAAATATGCTTATGGGAATGGGAGTAGATATTAATTTAAATATAGAAGAATTAAACAAGGCAGTAGATTTAATTAAACAAAAAGTAAACTCTCCTATAGTTAGTCATATGAATAGCCTATGTAAAAAATAA
- a CDS encoding glycosyl hydrolase family 18 protein, which translates to MKRIISYIIIFSILVTSNLLAYGNTSIVMLKDIENHWINDFKEVLYTLQHLGIITGYPEDNSFRPEKQISRQEFVKALVVAAGYSIENKGIVQRFRDVNPNLWSYPYIEAAVRNGIIIPEDYIENFEPSRPVTRQEMAIMVVRALDILDSEQIEFDDFEFKDKSEIPAWAASFINIAWSKGIITGSKVNEGYIFRPNDTATRAEAAIIIHRFLHNKKDLKKLGFYAVKSFEQIKELEIGDIFDDIAFGWGSLEALENGDIIFSMADSKSDYKRPSGFEEPLHLVEKAGVNKTLMITEARTSLIYPFLENKTFWHTTITEIVEGLRYHNFTGVLIDFENIRNREQGYRQLYLEFLIELNKELKSNNYSLSVAVQPNNVMGYYDGYDYSGIAEVADEIILMAYDYYDRNNTTTPTDHAPIYKVKEALESLITEGVNPEKIILGLQVAGATQWIFRKGNGTIYPSDQIYTPAMSSVYNRLNSSDIKGRINFNPSTMTPFFEYSVVDNAESKDVIIKYENKESIESKILLAKYYGIKGISVWRIGEIQRDILELLVDK; encoded by the coding sequence ATGAAACGGATTATATCTTACATAATAATATTTTCCATTTTAGTTACTTCTAATTTACTTGCTTATGGAAATACTTCTATAGTTATGCTTAAAGATATAGAAAATCATTGGATTAATGATTTTAAAGAAGTATTATATACTTTGCAACATCTAGGTATTATAACAGGATATCCTGAGGATAATAGCTTCAGACCTGAAAAGCAAATTAGTAGACAGGAATTTGTAAAGGCCTTAGTTGTGGCAGCTGGATACTCTATAGAAAATAAAGGTATTGTCCAAAGATTTAGAGATGTTAATCCTAATTTATGGTCATATCCGTATATAGAAGCTGCTGTAAGAAATGGTATTATTATTCCTGAGGATTATATAGAAAACTTTGAGCCGTCTAGACCAGTTACTAGGCAAGAGATGGCAATTATGGTAGTAAGAGCATTAGATATTTTAGATAGTGAACAAATAGAATTTGATGACTTTGAGTTTAAAGATAAGTCGGAAATTCCTGCCTGGGCAGCTTCTTTTATTAATATAGCATGGAGTAAAGGAATTATTACGGGGTCAAAGGTAAATGAAGGCTATATATTTAGACCTAATGATACGGCTACAAGGGCGGAGGCAGCTATAATAATACATAGATTTTTACACAATAAGAAGGACTTGAAAAAACTAGGGTTCTATGCAGTTAAATCTTTTGAGCAGATAAAAGAGCTTGAAATCGGAGACATATTTGATGACATAGCTTTTGGCTGGGGTTCTCTAGAGGCATTAGAAAATGGAGATATAATATTTAGTATGGCTGATAGTAAAAGTGATTATAAAAGACCTTCAGGTTTTGAAGAACCATTACACCTAGTGGAAAAAGCAGGTGTGAATAAAACCTTAATGATAACAGAAGCTAGAACTTCTTTAATATATCCTTTTTTAGAAAATAAAACTTTCTGGCATACTACTATTACAGAAATAGTAGAGGGCTTAAGATATCATAACTTTACAGGTGTTCTAATAGATTTTGAAAATATACGTAATAGAGAACAAGGATATAGACAACTATACTTAGAGTTTTTAATTGAATTAAATAAAGAACTTAAATCTAACAATTATAGTTTGTCCGTTGCAGTGCAGCCAAATAATGTTATGGGATATTATGATGGTTACGATTATAGTGGAATTGCTGAAGTAGCTGATGAAATAATACTAATGGCTTATGATTATTATGATAGAAATAATACAACAACACCAACGGATCATGCACCTATTTATAAGGTGAAGGAGGCACTGGAAAGTTTAATTACTGAAGGCGTTAATCCAGAAAAGATCATTTTAGGTCTACAAGTAGCAGGAGCTACACAATGGATATTTAGGAAAGGTAATGGTACTATTTATCCATCGGATCAGATATATACACCTGCTATGTCTAGTGTTTACAATAGGTTAAATAGTAGTGATATTAAAGGTAGGATAAATTTTAACCCTAGCACTATGACACCATTCTTTGAATATAGTGTAGTTGATAACGCTGAAAGTAAAGATGTAATCATTAAGTATGAAAATAAAGAAAGTATAGAAAGTAAAATTTTGTTGGCTAAATACTATGGCATTAAAGGAATATCAGTTTGGAGGATTGGAGAAATACAAAGAGATATTTTAGAACTGTTAGTAGATAAATAG
- a CDS encoding LysM peptidoglycan-binding domain-containing protein yields the protein MSYNYRNSYTLSNMMGEPMPEPPSGTNGRIYIVRPGDTMYRIAVRYNTGLQILVDSNPQISDPSRIMIGQRICIPCTDTAQPHIYQDSPACS from the coding sequence ATGTCATATAATTATAGGAATTCGTATACCTTATCTAATATGATGGGCGAGCCTATGCCGGAGCCCCCTAGTGGTACCAATGGAAGAATATACATAGTTCGTCCAGGAGATACTATGTACAGGATTGCAGTGCGATATAATACAGGACTTCAAATACTAGTAGATTCAAACCCACAAATTAGCGATCCAAGTCGTATAATGATTGGGCAACGAATATGCATTCCATGTACAGATACAGCACAACCACATATTTATCAAGATTCTCCAGCATGCTCCTAG
- a CDS encoding phosphoglycerate dehydrogenase, translating into MKALFTYNYGNEKMDLIRNLGYEVILKDEKNIEYSDDIEDIEVFVCYNPFSTLDITKMKNLKWIQLSSIGVDQVPAETILKNNIILTNNRGGYSIPMGEWVVLKTLEIYKKSVDLYNQQRAKKWKMNTKLLELCGKNIAFIGTGSIAVESAKRFQGFEANVIGINTKGTETNYFNKCYSIDELDKVLAISDVVILTIPYTEDTHHLINRDKLNKMKEDAVLINVSRGSIINEKDLIDHLKGGNLLGAALDVFEEEPLPAENPLWNMENVIVTPHNSWMSEMRDERRFKTIFENMERYIKEEELINVVNLKRGY; encoded by the coding sequence ATGAAAGCTTTGTTTACATATAATTATGGGAACGAAAAAATGGATCTTATTAGAAATTTAGGCTATGAAGTTATATTAAAGGATGAAAAAAATATTGAGTATAGTGATGATATAGAGGATATAGAAGTTTTTGTGTGCTATAATCCTTTTTCTACGCTAGATATTACTAAAATGAAAAATCTTAAATGGATTCAGCTCTCTAGCATAGGGGTTGATCAGGTTCCGGCTGAGACTATATTAAAAAACAATATTATTTTAACTAATAATAGGGGTGGATATAGCATTCCAATGGGAGAATGGGTTGTGCTTAAAACCTTGGAAATATATAAAAAGAGTGTAGATCTTTATAATCAGCAAAGAGCCAAAAAGTGGAAGATGAATACTAAGCTTTTAGAGCTTTGTGGAAAAAATATAGCTTTTATTGGTACGGGAAGTATTGCTGTAGAATCTGCCAAAAGATTTCAGGGTTTCGAAGCGAATGTAATTGGAATAAATACAAAGGGAACAGAAACCAATTACTTTAATAAGTGTTACTCTATAGATGAATTAGATAAAGTTTTGGCTATTAGCGATGTAGTTATTTTAACTATACCTTATACCGAGGATACTCATCATTTAATCAATCGAGATAAATTGAATAAGATGAAGGAAGATGCTGTGCTTATTAATGTTTCTAGAGGAAGTATTATAAATGAAAAGGATCTGATAGACCACCTAAAGGGAGGTAATCTACTAGGAGCTGCTTTGGATGTATTTGAGGAAGAACCTTTGCCAGCAGAAAATCCTCTGTGGAATATGGAAAATGTAATTGTTACTCCACATAACTCTTGGATGTCTGAAATGAGAGATGAAAGAAGGTTTAAAACTATATTTGAAAATATGGAAAGGTATATAAAAGAAGAAGAACTTATTAATGTAGTTAATTTAAAAAGAGGATATTAG